The Candidatus Manganitrophaceae bacterium genomic sequence TTGTTGACACGCTCCCCTCTTTTTCATAAGATGCCCATCATGTGGAGAAAAGAGAGGGTTCTGATCGCCGTTGCTTTTTTTCTTGCGATCAACCCCGCCTATGCAAACGAAGCCCCAAGCCATCAGACGGTAACCTTTCCGAGCGGGACTCAACTCAACGCAGAAATCGCCGACACCCCAAAAACCAGAAGACTTGGATTGATGTTCCGGGAACACCTGCCAGAAGGTGGCGGGATGCTCTTTGTCTTTCAGGTGGCAGCGCGTCACCGGTTTTGGATGAAAAACTGCAAATTCCCAATCGATATTATCTGGATGAATGAACACCGAGAAATTGTATACATTTCTGAGAACACACCTCCATGCAAATCAGATCCTTGTCCAAGCTACGGCCCCACAAAAGATAAAGCTCTCTATGTGCTTGAAGTCGCCGCCGGACTTACGCACCAAGAAAAACTTAAAAAAGGTATGATCATTCAGTTTCAGGACTAATATAACCTGATATAATATTATAAGCGACTATAGACCCGTAATGAATTTACAAACCCCCTAGCAAAGAGGCGAGCGTTCTTTGATGCTGGGGAAACCTATTTATTTGAACGTAAATCAACCTTGGAAGGGCCGGGTGTGCATTTGATCTCTGTTTTCGCGAGTCACATTTGATTGTATTCGTGGATCAGAGTATTCTTTCCGTAAATATTTTTAGAAATGGGGTTTCGTTGTGTCCGTTCGCTTAACAATCCAGCAAAAGGAGGTCATTCTCCAGTTCAAAAACATGGACTCATCTCAGGTCGGTCTGGACACCCTTCTAAAAACCCTCTTTCATTTATTACAAAAAGAGATCTCCTTTCGATCCGGTTGGTTTTTTCCGGTTGATCCTGTTTCTTCAAAAGCAACCTTGCTCACACATCAAAGCTGGTCAGGTCGGACCCGCTCAATCGATACCAATGAGATCACATTGGAGAAGACATTACTCCCCAGTGTTGAACAACTGATGCAGAACAAGTCCCCCTGTATCCGAGGAGAGGATGTGTGGACATCCTCCCGCTTGACACGTCACCCTTTTTATAAAAATATCCTCATGCCGGCCAAGCTTTATTTTTCATTGATCATTCTCTCTATTGGACAAAAAGAAACAATGCAGAGGCTATCTCGTACTCTGGAGAGAAAAGAGTAACCGCCCTTTCACACAGTCCGATATGGAATTAATGGTCTCATGATCCGCCGTTTTGGGCAACCTTCTGCACAACTTATCCATCGACATCGTTCAGGGGGAAAAGCCGGACATCCTCCATGATTCACCTCCAAAACCACTAAAACCAATTATCCGCCCGTCAAACATGAGTGAAGACGACCTTCACAATCTAGTTCGAAGAAGAGCCCAACCCGGAATACTGATCATGGGGAAGGAAGGAGAAACCCTCTACCTGAACTACGACGCAAAGAACCTTCTGGATCGTTTGACTGCAATTCCAAAATTTCCTAGAAAGTCAAAGAAAATGGATCCGGGACGGCCACTGCCCCAAATCATTTACCAGCTTTATGATCATTTCAAGGATATGGTATCCGCTGATTAAGGAAAAGTTGAAGCATCAGCACCTACTGTGAACAGAATTTGTATTCACGAAGAAGCAGTCTATCTTTTTCGAGCCCTGCTTTTACAGAGGGGTGCCGGGAATCAGGACAGTACCCATATCATGATATTGATCGAGAGAGTTTCTGAGGGCGTTCGGATTGAAGACGTGAGAGATTTGATAAAACTGACACAACGTGAACAGATTGTTGTTCAATTGTTGTCTGAAGGAAAAATGAATAAAGAAATTGTAGTCTTTATGAATATCGGAGAATATACGGTGAAGGACCATATGAAGAGGATTATGAAAAAACTGGACGTAACAACCCGGGCCGGAATCGTCGCAAAAATATTACAAAGTCATCATCTTTCCTGAGGACTCTCCCCCTCATTTGAGGGGATTGATTAAAAGCCAGTGATTGCGTAAAGCAGATTTTATCAGCTTATCGCTCAAATATTAAGGAGACCCTATTGATCTGGGGTAATCAGAATGGATAGAGAAAACCGAAGAATCGCCGATCGACATGGTTTGGAGAAGGAGGTGGCCTACGAACCCTCTGCGTCATTAGAGCTAGGGCAGAGAAGGTATTATGGGCTTATGCTCAACATAAGCAACGGAGGATTTTGTCTCAAAACGGAGACGCCTCTAACCCGCTCCCAGATTATCCAGGTCCAGATGCCAATTCCGGAGATGAAATCTTCATTGCCGACTCTTGCCGAGGTTTGTTGGGTCGACAGTCACGAAAATCAAGGTGGGTATACGGTTGGATTGCGGTATCTGATATAGGTCAAACCTGCTCCCTCCCCGGCTGATCTTACAAACACCCTTTAAAAAAAGGTTTTCCGAAATTTATTCAGTTCAAAAAAGGCTTGTATTGGGGAAATATGCGAGCGTACTTTTCGGTAGGCTTCTTTTTGAACCGCTTCTTTTGGCAGCTCAGAAATACTAAAGTAATCCTTTAGCATCTCTATAGCAAGAAATGGATATTCCTGAAAGAATTTTGGATTTTCATGCGACCACCTTTCCACCGCTCGATATTTCCTCAAATCCTTCATAACGAAACTATCATTTAGTTTTTCCTCGTAGCACTTCAGCGTTTGTGCCGAAAAATCACCCTTTTCTTTCGCCTCAATGATGGCTTCCGCCGCATACATACCCGAGGCCATGGCCAGGTTGGTTCCTTCATGATAAAAAGACGCATTCACCAAATGAGCAGCATCGCCAACCAGGAGGAGTCCGTCGGTATAAACCTGAGGTACCTGCTCAAAACCACCCTCTGGAATCATATGTCCTGAATATTCCAGCGTCTCGCCTTTTCTAATCAGGCGCTTTATGCTCGGATGCGCCTTAAAACGGTCTAGGAGATCATTGGGTGCCACCTTTTTATCGATGAATGACTTGATGGAACAGGCTATTCCGACAGAAAGCGTCTCCTTATTCGTATAAATAAATCCTCCGCCAACCATTCCTGCCACCGAATCTCCAAAGAACTCCATCGCCACTCCCTCGTCACCTTCCAGGGAGAAACGGTCCTCAATCACCTCTCGTGGAAGACCGATGACTTCCTTTGCCGCGACGGCTAGAACGGCTCGGCGAAAATCTTTACGAAGGCCCGCTTTTTTGGCCAGAAAAGAATTTACCCCATCTGCGGCAATAACGACATCGGCCAGGACCTCTCCTCCTTCCCGCCGGGCTTTCACGCCGCAAATCTTGCCATTCTCAAAGATCAGGTCATCAACAACGGTTTCAGTGATAACCATAGCACCCGCTTCCTCCGCTTTTTTGGAAAACCATGGATCAAAGCGTGCTCGGAGTGCAGAAAAGCTATGATTAAAAGGTGGGTTTTCATTGTAATCTTCGCAACGGAACTCAAAAGCGGCCTCTGATTTCCCGGAGAGCAGACTAAACCGGCGTTTCACAATATGCCGTTCAATAGGGGCTTCTTCCCAAAATCCGGGGATCAATTTGTTCAGAATAGGTGTATAGAGGACCCCACCAAACATATTCTTTGCTCCGGGAAACGCACCCCGTTCAAAGACGACGACAGATAGACCGGCCCGTGCCAATGTGAGCGCAGCGGCCGAACCCGCCGGTCCGGCACCCACGATGATGACATCAAATTTGTCCGACAAGAGCATGCTCCAGAATACGTGAACCCTGTCCCCGGGTTTTAACCTTCTCTCATCTTTTTTACCGCCTCGGTCATGAGAGGAAGAATCTCAAAAAGGTCTCCAACGATGCCGTAGTTTGCAATCTTGAAGATCGGGGCATTTGGATCTTTATTGATCGCAACGATATACTTGGAAGAAGACATCCCCGCCAGATGTTGTACGGCTCCAGAAATACCACAGGCAATATAGAGAAGAGGAGAAACCGTCTTTCCTGTCAGGCCAACCTGATAACTGTGCGGTTTCCATCCCGCATCGACCGCGGCGCGAGATGCCCCCACAGCAGCTCCAAGGACCTCTGCCAGGTCCTCCACCAGGTTGAAATTCTCAGGAGCTTTAAGTCCTCTTCCCCCCGACACGATAATACGTGCCTCCGTCAGTTCAACCTTCGAACTCGCCGTCTCTACCACCTCTTTAACCCGAGCAAGCAGGCTGGAGAGATTACAAGAGGAAGTGATCTTTTCGATCCGGGAGGGGATCTCCGATTTCTGCTTTTTCACGGGAAAGACATTCGGCCGAATAGTGGCCACCTGGAAGGCATTTAGGCGACTCTTGACCGTTGACATGAGCTTTCCCCCGTAGATCGGCCGCTGGGCAATGAGGATTCCCCCATCATCGATTTCCAGCCCAATACAGTCGCCGGCAAAAGGACCACCTAGTCTGGCCGCCAACTTCGGACCGAGGTCCTTCCCCATCGTGGTTGCTCCCATCAGGATCAGACGGGTCTCCAGTTTTTTTGCCAGGTCACCGACAAGGGAAACATATCCTTCCGATGTATAATAGTGCAGAAGCGGATCTTCCGCCAGGTAGATCCGCTCTGCACCCGCGTCCATGAGAACATTCGCCTCATCGGCCACCTGATCTCCGATGATCACAGCACCCACTTCCCCTCCCACCTTGGCTTGGAGGGAGTGGGCAGCCGAAATGGCTTCCAGGGCCACACGCTTGACCTTTCCGTCACGTTGTTCTGAAAAGACCAGTATGCCCGCCATGCTGCCTCCTTGTTCCCTTGCTACAAGACTTTTGCTTCATTTCGAAGTAAGCCAAGCAATTCTTCGACGGATTCTGCGGGGTCCTTATCAAAGATTTTTCCGGTCGTCCGTTCAGTCGGCGCTTCGATGTGGGTTACCATGAGCTTTGCCCCTTTGGCTCCGACGCTTTCCTCATCCAGGCCCAAATTCTCCAGAGTCAGCGTTGCCAATGGTTTCTGCTTCGCTTTCATAATGCCGGGGAGGGAGGCATACCGCGGCTCATTCAGTCCCTTTTGGCAGGTAAAGACGGCAGGGAGTTTAATTTCAACTATTTCAGTTGCCCCTTCGATCTGCCGCGAGGCAACGGCCCTCCCCTTTCCCGGCTTCAGATCAAGTTTATTAATCACGGCCACATGCGGCAAGCCCATCAATTCAGCAAGGTGAATGCCAACGGCGCCATTGTCGTCATCAACCGCCTGTTTTCCAAAAAAGATAATGTCATAATTTTCTTTCTTCAAGGCAGCGGCAAGGACAAAGGCCGTCGCGTAGGCATCTCCCCCCTCCAGTCGATCATCCTTGATGTGTATTGCCTGGTCCGCCCCTAGGGCAAGACATGTTCTCAAGGCTTCTGTTACCCTTTCCGGCCCGATGGTTATCACGGTGACAGAACCTTCATCGAAACGTTCCTTTATTCTCAAGGCCTCCTCAACACCAAACTCGTCATAGGGATTCACAACATAAGAAAGGCCCGCCCGGTCAATCTCCCTGCCATCAAAAGATGGCTTTATTTTCGACTCTGTGGCAGGGACTTGCTTAATACAAACAGCCATCTTCATCAATATTTCCTCTCCTCAGGGCATCTTCCGAATGACCATCCCTTGAATCTCACGCGTCCCTTCAAAGATACGCTTCATTCTGGTATCACGGAAAAAGTACTCTGTCGGATGTTCCCTCATAGGCCCTAAACCATCAGGGGTTAACGATCCTGAAACTTTGCTTGGCGCTTTTCAAGAAAGGCCGAAACCCCCTCTTTTTTATCCTCGGTTGCACAGACCTTTCCAAAAAGTTCCGCTTCCTTTTCTAAACCGGAAGGGAGAGGATGGTCTATCCCATATTGAATGGCCAGAAGACTCGCCTCGACCGCTTTCTTTCCTTTTGATGCAATCTTTTTCGCTAGGCCCTGAGCCTGTTTCAGTACCTCTCCTTCCGGGACCACCTTATTGAAAAGGCCGATCCTTTTCCCCTCTTCCGCATTAATCATATCCCCGGTCAGGATCAATTCAATGGCTTTTGCCTTCCCGACGAGGCTCGGGAGCCGCTGCGTCCCGCCAAAACCCGGAATGATGCCGAGGTTGATCTCAGGCTGCCCCAAGCGGACACGTTCTCCTCCGATACGGAGATGGCAGGCCATGGCCAACTCAAGACCACCCCCCAGACAAAAACCTGTAATCGCGGCGATTACCGGCTTTTGCATTTGTTCAATTTTGTCAAGAACCGCCTGACCTCTTTTTGCAATGGATTCCCCCTTTTCCGACGAGGAGATGGAGGCAATCTCCTTGATATCCGCCCCAGCAACAAAGAGACTCCCAGATCCCGTAATGACAAGCGCCTTAACCTGATCATCCTTCGCCAGCGAATCCACCACTTTTTCCAGCGCGGACAAGAGATCAAAGGTCAAGAGATTTGCGGGAGGATTATTCAGGGTGATCGTCGCCACATGACCGTCTGTTGAATATTTTACAATCTCATTTTCCAAATTACCCTCCTGTTCTTTCGTCGTTGTTCAGCATGTTCTGTTTCTTAATACTGAAAGAAGCCCTTTTCGGTTTTTTTGCCCAGATATCCTCCCATGACCATGCGTTTCAGCATCGGCGCGGGCCAGAAGCGCTCCCCGTGCTCTTCCTTCAATTTTTCCAGGGTAGAGAGGACGGTATCAACGCCAACTTGATCCGCGTAATGAAGCGGCCCCCCTTTCTCCTGGGGAAATCCGGTTCCCGCCAACATTGCAACATCGATGTCGGCAGCAGATGCGACACCTTCCTGCAGGGCGATCACGGCCTCGTTGATCATCGGCATGATCAGACGGTCTACTGAAAAAGAAGTTCTTCCGGCTTTTGGCTTTTTTCCCACCTGATCAATGATCGTATCGAGTTCACCAGGTTTTCCATCCCCATATTCATAAAAACCCGAGCCGCTTTTTAATCCATAGCGTCCGGCATTCACCAGGGCCGCAATGATTTCGGCGGCCTTCGCCCGTGGACCATAGGCCTGATGAAGAATATTCGCCACCTTCAGAGAGACATCAATCCCGACCAGATCAAAGAGTGTAAAGGGACCCATGGGGAGTCCAAAGGTAAGGGCAGCATCATCCATCTCCTTTGCCGTGGCCGCACCCTCCTCCAGGGCAATAGCCGCTTCGTTTAAATAGGGCAGCAAAAGACGATTGACCAGGAAGCCCGCGCACTCCTGCACCCGGATGGGGATCTTCCTCAGACTCTCTGAAAAGAGGGTGACATCGTCAATCGTTTCCTGAGATGTCCCGAGACCGGGGATCACCTCAACCAGTTTCATCACGGGCGCTGGATTAAAAAAATGCAAGCCGACCACTTTTTCCGGCCTCTTTGAAGCGGAGGCAATGGCGGAGAGGGGAAGAGAAGAGGTATTGCTGGCCAGGATCGTATTTTCAGGACAAACCGATTCCAACTCATGAAAGAGCTTTTGCTTGATCGAGATATCTTCAAAAATAGCTTCTATGACAATATCGACATCTGAAAATCCTGAATAGTCAACCGCACCGATCACCAGGGCCATCTTCTGATTCATCTCGGTGGACGTCATCTTCCCTTTATCCACCCGCCCTTGATAAATTTTACGGACCGTCTCCAAACCCCGATCAACGGCCTCCTGATTGACATCCTTTAAGATGACTGGAAGGCCTGAATAAGTAATCACCTGGGCGATTCCGGCACCCATCGTCCCCGCACCGATCACCGCTGCTTTGTAGATATACATAGCTCTCCCGCCTTTCTCTATTTTCGTTCCAGAACCATCGCCGAGCCGAGCCCGCCGCCCACACAAAGGGAAACAACCCCGAGCGTCAGGTCTCGTCTCTTCATCTCTTTCAAAAGAGTGATTACCAGACGGGCACCGCTCATCCCGACCGGATGTCCAAGGGCAATCGCCCCGCCATTGACGTTTGTGATCTCCCGCTTAAGCCCCAGAACCCGTTCGACCGCAAGATATTGAACGGCAAAGGCCTCATTCACTTCAATCAGTTCGATATCAGAGATTGAAAGCCCTGCCTTCTTCAAGGCCTTTGGAATGGCCAGTGCCGGGCCGATTCCCATGCGTTGCGGCTCAACCCCAACAGAAGCATAGGACCGTACCACCCCGATCGGTTCTTTTCCCAGTGCCTTGGCCCGCTCCCGTGACATCATGAGAAGCGCCGCCGCACCATCACTGATCGGACAGGCATTTCCAGGGGTCACCGTCCCCCCTTCCTTGAAGATCGCCGGATAGAGAGAGAGCATCTGTTCGGTCAGGGCAACATTCGGTCCTTCATCCTGAGAAAAGGGCTCTGGAGTCACTTCCTTTCCAGCCACTTTTTTTGGAATAAGAACAGGAACGATCTCTTCCCTGAATTTCCCTTCA encodes the following:
- a CDS encoding enoyl-CoA hydratase, with the translated sequence MVKYSTDGHVATITLNNPPANLLTFDLLSALEKVVDSLAKDDQVKALVITGSGSLFVAGADIKEIASISSSEKGESIAKRGQAVLDKIEQMQKPVIAAITGFCLGGGLELAMACHLRIGGERVRLGQPEINLGIIPGFGGTQRLPSLVGKAKAIELILTGDMINAEEGKRIGLFNKVVPEGEVLKQAQGLAKKIASKGKKAVEASLLAIQYGIDHPLPSGLEKEAELFGKVCATEDKKEGVSAFLEKRQAKFQDR
- a CDS encoding PilZ domain-containing protein, with translation MDRENRRIADRHGLEKEVAYEPSASLELGQRRYYGLMLNISNGGFCLKTETPLTRSQIIQVQMPIPEMKSSLPTLAEVCWVDSHENQGGYTVGLRYLI
- a CDS encoding FAD-dependent oxidoreductase, with translation MLLSDKFDVIIVGAGPAGSAAALTLARAGLSVVVFERGAFPGAKNMFGGVLYTPILNKLIPGFWEEAPIERHIVKRRFSLLSGKSEAAFEFRCEDYNENPPFNHSFSALRARFDPWFSKKAEEAGAMVITETVVDDLIFENGKICGVKARREGGEVLADVVIAADGVNSFLAKKAGLRKDFRRAVLAVAAKEVIGLPREVIEDRFSLEGDEGVAMEFFGDSVAGMVGGGFIYTNKETLSVGIACSIKSFIDKKVAPNDLLDRFKAHPSIKRLIRKGETLEYSGHMIPEGGFEQVPQVYTDGLLLVGDAAHLVNASFYHEGTNLAMASGMYAAEAIIEAKEKGDFSAQTLKCYEEKLNDSFVMKDLRKYRAVERWSHENPKFFQEYPFLAIEMLKDYFSISELPKEAVQKEAYRKVRSHISPIQAFFELNKFRKTFF
- a CDS encoding DUF192 domain-containing protein; protein product: MPIMWRKERVLIAVAFFLAINPAYANEAPSHQTVTFPSGTQLNAEIADTPKTRRLGLMFREHLPEGGGMLFVFQVAARHRFWMKNCKFPIDIIWMNEHREIVYISENTPPCKSDPCPSYGPTKDKALYVLEVAAGLTHQEKLKKGMIIQFQD
- a CDS encoding electron transfer flavoprotein subunit beta/FixA family protein — protein: MKMAVCIKQVPATESKIKPSFDGREIDRAGLSYVVNPYDEFGVEEALRIKERFDEGSVTVITIGPERVTEALRTCLALGADQAIHIKDDRLEGGDAYATAFVLAAALKKENYDIIFFGKQAVDDDNGAVGIHLAELMGLPHVAVINKLDLKPGKGRAVASRQIEGATEIVEIKLPAVFTCQKGLNEPRYASLPGIMKAKQKPLATLTLENLGLDEESVGAKGAKLMVTHIEAPTERTTGKIFDKDPAESVEELLGLLRNEAKVL
- a CDS encoding electron transfer flavoprotein subunit alpha/FixB family protein — encoded protein: MAGILVFSEQRDGKVKRVALEAISAAHSLQAKVGGEVGAVIIGDQVADEANVLMDAGAERIYLAEDPLLHYYTSEGYVSLVGDLAKKLETRLILMGATTMGKDLGPKLAARLGGPFAGDCIGLEIDDGGILIAQRPIYGGKLMSTVKSRLNAFQVATIRPNVFPVKKQKSEIPSRIEKITSSCNLSSLLARVKEVVETASSKVELTEARIIVSGGRGLKAPENFNLVEDLAEVLGAAVGASRAAVDAGWKPHSYQVGLTGKTVSPLLYIACGISGAVQHLAGMSSSKYIVAINKDPNAPIFKIANYGIVGDLFEILPLMTEAVKKMREG
- a CDS encoding LuxR family transcriptional regulator encodes the protein MNRICIHEEAVYLFRALLLQRGAGNQDSTHIMILIERVSEGVRIEDVRDLIKLTQREQIVVQLLSEGKMNKEIVVFMNIGEYTVKDHMKRIMKKLDVTTRAGIVAKILQSHHLS
- a CDS encoding thiolase family protein; translated protein: MKEAVIVEGVRTPIGNMGGALKEITNQKLGEAVTREVFKRSGIDPSAAEEVIFGCVGQYSDATNLARVIMLMADLPISTPAYTVARNCASGLQAVVNACQNIYSGDADLQVAGGVENMSLAPFVSRDMRFGQRLRHSMMIDSIWEGLTDGFCGQVMGKTAENLAEEFQITREEQDKYAVESHKKAFRATREGKFREEIVPVLIPKKVAGKEVTPEPFSQDEGPNVALTEQMLSLYPAIFKEGGTVTPGNACPISDGAAALLMMSRERAKALGKEPIGVVRSYASVGVEPQRMGIGPALAIPKALKKAGLSISDIELIEVNEAFAVQYLAVERVLGLKREITNVNGGAIALGHPVGMSGARLVITLLKEMKRRDLTLGVVSLCVGGGLGSAMVLERK